The Pseudanabaena yagii GIHE-NHR1 genome segment TTCGTTATTGCAGGACTCTGGTATTACGATTGGCTGAATGCATTCTCGGCTTTAGCGTTTGGAATAGTACTACTTAAGTTTAGATTAATTTTAGGAATGCGTGAATGGTATCAGACCACGCAAATTCAAAATGTGGCGATCATTGAAACCCTTTCGGCAATAATCTTCGTGACGATTGTATCGATTTCTCTCCTACCTGCTCATCTTTAAAGAATTGCCTTTACACACAAGTCTCTCTATCTTCGTTTAGATTTACCAAGCCCCCTAAATCCCCCAATTCTGGGGGACTTTGAAAAAAATTTATTTTCTTGTTCTCCCAAAATTAGAGGTTTAGGGGGCAATTAATTAGAGAAGTTCTTTCAACTTCGCTTGATATTCGTCAGGGGTAATGCTACCCGCCTTTAGTTCCTCATTGAGCAATTGCACTTGAGGCTCGATCGCTTGTTTCTTCTCAGCAATTTCTTCGGCTTTAGTTTTGTAAATTGCTTCACCCTCTTTCTTGGCTTTCTTGAAGGCTTGGCGGAGGCTAAAAGCATCCATTTCACCACCTGAGGCAAAATATTCGTTAGCGACTTTACCGAGCGCCCATGTACTGGCATAGGCAGTGGTCGCGCCAACGACCATGCCAAAAACGGGAACGAGCTTGGCTAGATTGCTGACGGCGATACGGGTTCCTGTGATCCCCAAGCTACCAAAGAGTGCCTTGCGAAGGTTTTCATTGTCGCGATCGTAGCCCCAGCTTTGACCGATGGTTTGGGCGAGGTCGAGTTGGTTCCAATAGATCAACATATCGAAAGCGATCGCGATCCCCGGTAAGGGAAATGCACCTAGCACGGCATTGAGGAAGCAGGTATCGGTAATGGCGTTCTCCACTTCGATCGCGCGTTTGTCGGGATCATCAATTTGGCGCACTTGCTCAGAGATTGACGATCTCGTAGAGCGACGTTCTAGGGTTTCGAGCCATTCTTGTTTCCCCCATAATTTAGAACTGGTAAAGGTTGTACCAATTTTGTCTAAAAGATTTTGTTCTTCAGAACTACATTCTCCATCGATATTTGCCATCGCGTAGGCTGACTGGTAAACCATTTCCTGTGCGATGTCGCTGGTGATTTGCGAAAGTAATGTGTCGATGGGTTCGTCTTCTTCGTTCAATAGGCGATCGACGGTAACTCCTTCAGGCAGACGAATTTCTTCAAAAGTGTCGGCGAGGCTGGCGAACTCTTCTTCGAGCAGTTTGCCGTCGGCTTTTGCCATGCTTACCAATACCTTAAAGCTTGCTAAAACTTCTTGCTGATTGACTGCGGACATCGAATGCTTACTCCTTTCCAGAAATTATCACTGATGATAACCGCGATCGCGATCTAAGTTTGTATAAAGCTAGTCTACGGATGCAATTTACTTATTGATTTCTGGCGTTTTAAGCGATTACGATCCAAATAATTTAAGAAAGAATTAATGTCCAAAGATTTGATTATTTTATGATGTGGCAATTCTAAAAGACTTATGGAAGAACAAACGGGTTGCTTTTCCGCAAATCCCAAACGGAGTTTTGGAAGAATATGATAGTTCATGAGGCTTTCTCGATGAGCAGGCAAGAGGAACTGATGATGATGTAATTCTACAGAAAGCTTTTAATGAGAATTGGATTTTAATCTCTTGTGCTAAGTATCAAGACAAATTTTGATACTGTAGCCCTATGTGTGATATCAGAAAACCGATCGCACTATAACTAGGTATAGCCTATAATCAAAAAGTAATTATTTATGGTTTGGATCTAGGTGGCACTTAAGTTTAAATTTGCGATCGCTTCGGATTTGCACATTGCATTGCCCCACACGATTTGGCAACATCCTGCGCGATTTCATCTTGTCGAGTACAGCATTCCCGCATTTGAAGAGGTGCTGTCCCATCTGGCTACCCTAGACTTAGATTTTTTACTATTACCCGGGGATCTCACTCAGCATGGCGAACCTGAAAACCACCAATGGCTAGCGGAGCGACTTACAAAGCTTCCCTATCCTGTCTACGTCATCGCAGGAAACCATGATGTACCAAGGGTCGAAACCTTCGACCAGTTTACGCCGCACTATACGAAGTTTGGATTCAACGAAGGAATTAGCGAACCTAACAAACTCTATTACGAATGCGAAGTATTGCCTAATGTAAGGCTAATTGGATTGAATTCTAATCGCTTTGATGAGGAAGGTCAGCAGATTGGTTGGATTGATGACGAGCAGTTAGATTGGTTGCAGACTGTTCTCGATCGCCAAGATTACGAATTGAACTTGGTGACGATTCATCATAATGTGTTGGAACATATGCATGACCAGTCACGCAATGCCCTCGGAAAGCGCTATATGCTGGGTAATAATCAGCAATTATGCGAGATTTTGCATCGAGCTAATGTGAAGATGGTTTTCACTGGACATCTGCATGTACAGGATATTGCCTATAGCGATCGCTATGATCTCTATGACATTACTACTGGCTCCCTCGTGAGCTATCCCCATCCCTACCGCGTTCTGAATTATATTTCCGATAATTTAGGCGATCGCTTAGAAGTAGAATCCTTCCGCGTGAAATCAATTCCTGAACAGGCTGATTTCTTACATTTCTCACGGGAATGGATGGGCAATCATTCGCACCCCTTTGTGTTGCGGCTACTGACGCATCCACCACTCAATTTGCCTCTAGAGGTTGCAGAGAAACTTACCCCTGACCTACGTTACTTTTGGGCATATATCGCTGATGGTGATGCTGATTTCCATTTTCCCCATTTCCCCAAAGTAGCTCAAGAATATTTTGAAGCCTTTAGCGATGTGCCACCTAAAGATAATAATGTGACGCTAAATCTTAAGCGATCGCTTACCATGAGATGATCTTATTATTTTGATATATCACCTAATTCCCATGCAAAATCTCAACCGCCGTAAGTTTATTGGATTCTCTACTCTATTTTTACTCGGAGCCTGTGGAGCGCAGACTACACAATCTACAAGCACTTCAGGTAAAAGTAAAATTGTCTTTTGGACAATGCAATTAAAGCCGCAATTTGATAAATACATGACGGACTTAATTGCTGCCTTTGTCAAAGAGAACCCGACGGCGGAAGTGGAATGGGTGGATGTACCTTGGGGCGAAATGGAAACTAAGATTTTGAGTTCTGTAGCTGCTAAAACGGCTCCTGACGTGGTAAATCTCAATCCTCAGTTTGCATCAAAACTAGCGGAGAAGAAGGCGTTAGTAGATATGGCGGCAACCATTTCCGAAACTGATAAATCGAGCTATTTCCCAAATATCTGGAAAGCAAATCAATTGGATACCGCTACTTTTGGCTTGCCTTGGTATGTGGCAACGGATATCACCATTTACAATCGTTCTCTTTTTGAGAAAGCAGGTTTAGATCCCGCCAAGCCTCCTAAAACTTTTGAGGAACTTACTAAGGTTTCAGAACAGATTAAAGCAAAGACTGGTAAATATGCTTTCCTATTGACGATGGATGGTGGTCAGGTTCTCGAAGCAATGGTACAAATGGGCATGAAGTTGCTCGATGCCAATGGCAAGGCTGCCTTTAATGATGCGGCGGGTAAAACTGCCTTTGACTATTGGGTAAATCTATTTGAGAAGCAATTGATTCCCCGTGAAATTTTGACGGAAAGCCACCGCAAAGCGATCGAACTTTATCAATCGGGCGAGTTAGCAATTTTATTGACTGGCCCGCAGTTTTTAAAAACAGTGGCTCTGAATGCGCCAGAGGTCGCCAAAGTCACCGATGTGGGCGCACAAATTACTGGCTCAACGGGTAAAAAGAGTGCGGCGGTGATGAATGTTGCCGTACCAGCGACATCCTCAAATCAAGCCCTTGCGGTTAAGTTTGCGCTTTATTTAACTAATGCGGAAAATCAGCTTACCTTTTCCAAAATTGAAAATTCCTTACCCTCGACGATTAAGAGTGTGAGCGATCGCTATTTTACAGAGGCTCCTAAAGATGCGCCATTACTCGATCGCGC includes the following:
- a CDS encoding metallophosphoesterase family protein codes for the protein MALKFKFAIASDLHIALPHTIWQHPARFHLVEYSIPAFEEVLSHLATLDLDFLLLPGDLTQHGEPENHQWLAERLTKLPYPVYVIAGNHDVPRVETFDQFTPHYTKFGFNEGISEPNKLYYECEVLPNVRLIGLNSNRFDEEGQQIGWIDDEQLDWLQTVLDRQDYELNLVTIHHNVLEHMHDQSRNALGKRYMLGNNQQLCEILHRANVKMVFTGHLHVQDIAYSDRYDLYDITTGSLVSYPHPYRVLNYISDNLGDRLEVESFRVKSIPEQADFLHFSREWMGNHSHPFVLRLLTHPPLNLPLEVAEKLTPDLRYFWAYIADGDADFHFPHFPKVAQEYFEAFSDVPPKDNNVTLNLKRSLTMR
- a CDS encoding ABC transporter substrate-binding protein, encoding MQNLNRRKFIGFSTLFLLGACGAQTTQSTSTSGKSKIVFWTMQLKPQFDKYMTDLIAAFVKENPTAEVEWVDVPWGEMETKILSSVAAKTAPDVVNLNPQFASKLAEKKALVDMAATISETDKSSYFPNIWKANQLDTATFGLPWYVATDITIYNRSLFEKAGLDPAKPPKTFEELTKVSEQIKAKTGKYAFLLTMDGGQVLEAMVQMGMKLLDANGKAAFNDAAGKTAFDYWVNLFEKQLIPREILTESHRKAIELYQSGELAILLTGPQFLKTVALNAPEVAKVTDVGAQITGSTGKKSAAVMNVAVPATSSNQALAVKFALYLTNAENQLTFSKIENSLPSTIKSVSDRYFTEAPKDAPLLDRARVISASQLSQSEVLIPPAKDIEKLRKIIYEELQLAMLKEKPSEKAIASAAERWNSL